DNA sequence from the Chthoniobacterales bacterium genome:
CTGCGACCGCGTATTCGAGGATCAAATCCCAGCCGATGATCCAGGCGACGAATTCGCCCATGGTGGCGTAGGAATAAGTATAAGCGCTGCCCGCCACCGGAATCATGGAAGCGAACTCGGCGTAACAGAGGCCCGCGAACGCGCAGCCGATCCCGGCCACCATGAAAGCGAGCACAACCGATGGACCCGCTCGGTCCGCGATCGCCGCCGCGGTGCGGACGAACAAGCCGGCGCCGATGATGCCACCAATGCCCAGCGCGATCAGGTTCCACGGCCCGAGCGAACGCTTCAGGCTGTGCTCGCCGACCTCGGCTGCTTCCGTCATCAGCTTATCAAGGGGCTTTCTTGCGAATAGATTTGCCATGGTCCGCTTTCCTTTTGGTTGGTTGCTAACTGCGCAGTGGTTTCGGTCGCTATCTGGGTTGGTTGTCTGCCGCGGGTCCGGGTTCGGCCTTGCGCCAGAGAAAATAGATCGGCACGCCGGTCAGCACGATGATGAGGCCGGGCCAGGTCGTAGCCGTTTGGTAAATGAAGAGGACGGCGAGGATCACGGACGCGCCAATGATGTAGAGCGCCGGGATGATCGGGTAACCAAATGCTTTATACGGGCGCTCAACGTCCGGGCGTTTCCGGCGAAGAACGAACAGGCCGATGATGGTGAGAATATAAAAGATGAGCGCGGCCGAGATGACGTAGTCGAGCAGGTTGCCGTAGAGATTTCCGTAACCGGTGATCTTGCCGGCGGCATCGGTCTTCACGGTGCGCGGCAGGACGAGGACGCCGGCCCAGATTCCCTGGATGATGAGACCCCAGGCTGGGACATGGTTTTTGTTCAGCTCGCCAACGCGGCGGAAGAAAAGACCGTCCCGCGCCATGGCGTAGTAGGCGCGCGCGCCCGCCAGGATCAGCCCGTTGTTGCAACCGAAAGTGGAAATCATGATCGCGACCGCCATGATGGTCGCGCCCGCGCCCGGGAAAATGACATTCGCGGTCTCGGAAGCGACTCGATCGCTGGGCGCATTCTGGATTGCGGAAAACGGAAGCGCGGCGAGATAGGCGACGTTCGCCAGGAGATAAAGGCCGATCACAAGGAACGTGCCGAACGCGAGTGAGAGCGGAATGTTTCGCTTCGGATTCTTCACTTCCCCGGCGGTGAAGGTGATGTTGTTCCAGGCGTCCGCGGAGAACAGCGAATTGGTCTGCGCCACGCAGATGCCGACAAAGAGACCGAACGCCGTGATCGCGGTCAGCCCCGGCCCGACCTCCTGCAAACCTCCGCGCAACGTCCAGAAATCGCTGAAGTTTGCCGAGCCCGCGCCCGAACGAAGTCCCACGATGATCCCCAGGACGATGAGCGCGATGAGCGCCCCGGTTTTCGCGGTGGTGAAAACATTCTGGACGAGCTTGCCCAGATTCAGCCCGCGCGTGTTCATGAAGGTGAGGAGCGCGATCATGGCGAGCCCGAGGAGCTGTGCGGTTGAGAGCGAGATCGCGTAGCCGCCGAGGCGGATCGGCTCGATGATGTAATTCGATTCCGAGACCCATGGAATGAGCACGCCGGTGTAACGGCCGAAACCCACCGCGACGGCCGCGATGGTTCCGGTCTGGATAACGAGGAACAGGGTCCAGCCGTAGAGAAAACCCCAGAGCGGCGAGAAGGCTTCGCGC
Encoded proteins:
- a CDS encoding amino acid permease, with the translated sequence MSQPPAAENGQFVKGFGLFDSTMLVAGSMIGSGIFIVSAIIAKQVGSPGWLLVVWLVTGVLTLMAALSYGELAAMMPKAGGQYVYLREAFSPLWGFLYGWTLFLVIQTGTIAAVAVGFGRYTGVLIPWVSESNYIIEPIRLGGYAISLSTAQLLGLAMIALLTFMNTRGLNLGKLVQNVFTTAKTGALIALIVLGIIVGLRSGAGSANFSDFWTLRGGLQEVGPGLTAITAFGLFVGICVAQTNSLFSADAWNNITFTAGEVKNPKRNIPLSLAFGTFLVIGLYLLANVAYLAALPFSAIQNAPSDRVASETANVIFPGAGATIMAVAIMISTFGCNNGLILAGARAYYAMARDGLFFRRVGELNKNHVPAWGLIIQGIWAGVLVLPRTVKTDAAGKITGYGNLYGNLLDYVISAALIFYILTIIGLFVLRRKRPDVERPYKAFGYPIIPALYIIGASVILAVLFIYQTATTWPGLIIVLTGVPIYFLWRKAEPGPAADNQPR